From the genome of Streptomyces xanthophaeus:
GTCGATCGCGTTGATGGCCGCCACCGCTTCGTCCGCCCTCAGGGCCTCGGCCGCACAGGCTTCGAACAGGGCGGTCTTGTCGGGGAACGCGGTGAAGACCGCCGCTGTCGGAACTCCCGCGGCCCGGGCCACCATCGAGGTGGTGACCGACATGCCGTGCCTCACGACCAGGGGCAGCGCTGCGGCGACGATCATCGCGTGACCGGGGTGCTCGGTCATCTCCCGTCCAGGGTGGCCAGGCTCACCGCGCACTTCCGTCCGGGGTGCGGGGGCCCCGCCGGCGGATCATCTCGACGGCCACCGGGGTGAGGGAGACGAGGACGACGAGGGCCACGATCGGCAGGAGGTAACGGTCGACGTCGGGCACGGAGGAGCCGAGGGCGTATCCGGCGAGGACGAGGCCCACGGTCCAGAGGAGCCCGCCCACGACCTGCCAGAGGGTGAAGACGCGGGCGGGTACGCCCAGGGCTCCGGCCAGGGGATTGAGCACGGTGCGCACCACCGGTACGAAGCGGGCCAGCACGACGGCCTTGGCGTGCCCGTAGCGGTGGAGGAGTTCCTCGGCGCGCTCGGCTCCGTCGTGGAGTTTCCGGCTCCGGCTACGGGCGAGCAGGGCGCGGCCCCCGCGTCGGCCGATCAGGTAGCCCACTTGCGCCCCCAGGAGCGCGCCGATCACGGCGAAGGCCAGTACCTGAGGCAGTGAGAGGTGGACGGGGCGGTTCCCGCCCGGCACGCAGAG
Proteins encoded in this window:
- a CDS encoding DedA family protein — its product is MALSAHMDMAVPQAVNLLDAGSLLSAFGALGIAVVLFAETGLLVGFFLPGDSLLFTAGLLCVPGGNRPVHLSLPQVLAFAVIGALLGAQVGYLIGRRGGRALLARSRSRKLHDGAERAEELLHRYGHAKAVVLARFVPVVRTVLNPLAGALGVPARVFTLWQVVGGLLWTVGLVLAGYALGSSVPDVDRYLLPIVALVVLVSLTPVAVEMIRRRGPRTPDGSAR